A region of the Drosophila subobscura isolate 14011-0131.10 chromosome J, UCBerk_Dsub_1.0, whole genome shotgun sequence genome:
agtggcaggcagtggaGGCcaagctgccgccgctgcggctAGCAAAGGAACGCCGATCCCTGGCCCATCACATCAAGATGATTACGCTGGTTGCCACCACATGCTCTCTGGGTAAGAATTGGCTTTGCTGCCTGATTCCATGAGTATTAATTGATTTCCCCTTTTGCAGTGGAGCATCTGCTGAGCATGACATCCACGCTGACCTTTGCAGTAGCTTGTCCACACTGGCCCGCTCATCCCATGGACAACTTTCTGTACTTTAACTTCTCGACGGTGTTCCATTTCGTTGAGTACACCACATTTCTTGGTCTGTTGGGAAAGGTGATCAATGTGCTGAGCACTTTTGCCTGGAACTTCAACGACATCTTTGTGATGGCTGTCAGCGTGGCACTGGCCTCACGTTTCCGACAACTCAACGATTACATGCAGCGCGAGGCAAGAACGGTAAGAAGAAGGAGCCATAGGAAATGTTTACTTCTAGAAGCTGTTTCCTTCCTTTGCAGGCCACCACAGTGGAGTATTGGATGCACTGCAGAATCAATTTCCGGAATCTCTGCAAACTCTGTCAAGTCGTAGACGATGGCATCTCGGCCATAACTCTCCTCTGTTTcagcaacaatttgtatttcatttgtGGAAAGATCCTAAAGAGCATGCAGTAAGCTATGGCGGTATATCGTGGATACTTTTAATGAAAGTTTTACAGAACAAAGCCCTCTGCCTCGCACACCATGTACTTCTGGTTCTCGCTCTCGTATCTGCTGGGCCGCACACTCATTCTGTCACTCTACAGCTCCAGCATCAATGATGAGTCCAAGCGGCCGCTGCGGATCTTTCGCCTGGTGCCCAGAGAGTATTGGTGCGATGAGGTAAGCAATCAGACAAAACCTCCATTCCGAAATAAgtaataatttcattttaatatGCAGCTCAAACGCTTTTCCGAGGAGGTTCACATGGACACGGTGGCATTGACGGGCATGAAGTTCTTTCGTCTGACGCGTGGCGTTGTTATTTCGGTCCGTACATGCAGATGGATTATCCTTAGTCATGTCGATTAATTGAATACTATATGTATCTACCATATACCCTGTGCAGGTGGCAGGAACTATCGTGACCTACGAGCTGATTCTGCTGCAGTTCAACAAGGAGGAAACGACGGCATTTACCTGCTAATGTGGCAAGCTGACAAGGGGAGGAGGTGTGGCCTTTTGTATTGTAGTTTTATTGTTGTCGCTTTGCCCTAATTATAGACAAGTGCAAAACAACAGGTGTTTTTAATGGCCATTCAAATTGGCAATGGAAATTCGCTTTTCTGGCAGTAGTCCTTTGGAGTTGGACACAGCCGGAACACATGATGAAGTTTCTGCCTGCAAAACTCGAAAGAAAGTTCCGTCGCTTGAAGAAGCACGCGAGGTCGCCATTGATGCGAAAGCTGGATGTGATGCACGAAAGGTAAATCGAATAGGAATCGTTAAAGGAATCAAAATTGTAACTCCATCCATCAGCGCACGCCAAAAAGTCTTTCAGCAAAGCTGCGATGAATACAAAGATCAAAAGGAGTCCGAGTTTGAGTGTAGGAAACGACCGACAAGTAGGTGTACAGCAAGCTTCCACCATTTGTTCCTCTAATACCTGTAAATCTTTCCATAGAAATGCCTGGTGGCTCGAGGGAAACCTACCTCAGTGATGGCACCTTCCACCAGGCCGTGGGCAGGGTGCTGCTTGTGGCCGAGTTCTTTGCCATGATGCCGGTCAAGGGCGTGACGGGCAAGCATCCGGGAGACCTAAGCTTCTCCTGGCGCAACGTGCGCACTTGCTTCTGTCTGGTATTCATCACCTCCAGTGTGGCAAACTTTGGACTATCGCTGTTCAAGGTGTTGAACAATCCCATTAGCTTCAACAGCATCAAGCCCATCATATTTCGCGGCTCTGTGCTGTTGGTTCTCATTGTGGCTCTGCGGTTGGCGCAGAAGTGGCCCGCTTTGATGATGTACTGGCATGAAGTGGAGCAGGGCTTGCCGCAGTATCCATCGCAGCTGGCCAAGTGGCAGATGGGACACACCATTCGAATGGTTATGCTTGTGGGAATGATGCTTTCCTTTGGTAAGAAATGAGTTGCAGTGATAAATGATTATAAATTC
Encoded here:
- the LOC117893578 gene encoding LOW QUALITY PROTEIN: uncharacterized protein LOC117893578 (The sequence of the model RefSeq protein was modified relative to this genomic sequence to represent the inferred CDS: substituted 1 base at 1 genomic stop codon) gives rise to the protein MAKTMGDPAKRYKFVARIKFWRRSRVGSDITLGVLKYKITSKQPQHFQFTKIKAFMRRALKDNYNYSGSFQEAIKPVLIIAQIFALMPVRGIGSKFAEDLTFAWSSFRTYYALAMMISFGITAGYIVAFLTNVSFDFDSVETMMFYGSIFLISISFLQLARRWPAIAQEWQAVEAKLPPLRLAKERRSLAHHIKMITLVATTCSLVEHLLSMTSTLTFAVACPHWPAHPMDNFLYFNFSTVFHFVEYTTFLGLLGKVINVLSTFAWNFNDIFVMAVSVALASRFRQLNDYMQREARTATTVEYWMHCRINFRNLCKLCQVVDDGISAITLLCFSNNLYFICGKILKSMQTKPSASHTMYFWFSLSYLLGRTLILSLYSSSINDESKRPLRIFRLVPREYWCDELKRFSEEVHMDTVALTGMKFFRLTRGVVISVAGTIVTYELILLQFNKEETTAFYCCRFALIIDKCKTTGVFNGHSNWQWKFAFLAVVLWSWTQPEHMMKFLPAKLERKFRRLKKHARSPLMRKLDVMHESARQKVFQQSCDEYKDQKESEFECRKRPTKMPGGSRETYLSDGTFHQAVGRVLLVAEFFAMMPVKGVTGKHPGDLSFSWRNVRTCFCLVFITSSVANFGLSLFKVLNNPISFNSIKPIIFRGSVLLVLIVALRLAQKWPALMMYWHEVEQGLPQYPSQLAKWQMGHTIRMVMLVGMMLSFAEHLLSIVSAINYARYCNGTSDPIKNFFLLTNDEIFYVTSYSTTLALWGKFQNVYSTFIWNYMDMFVMIVSIGLAAKFRQLNNDLRNFKGMHMAPSYWSERRIQYRSICILCDKMDDAISLITMVSFSNNLYFICVQLLRSLKFVQQSLTRQFXLFINALSICSTMPSVAHAVYFYFSLIFLIGRTLAVSLYSASVHDESRVTLRYLRCVPKDSWCPEVKRFSEEVISDEVALSGMKFFHLTRKLVLSVAGTIVTYELVLIQFHEDNDLWDCKQSYYS